One part of the Arabidopsis thaliana chromosome 4, partial sequence genome encodes these proteins:
- a CDS encoding Cyclophilin-like peptidyl-prolyl cis-trans isomerase family protein (Cyclophilin-like peptidyl-prolyl cis-trans isomerase family protein; FUNCTIONS IN: peptidyl-prolyl cis-trans isomerase activity; INVOLVED IN: protein folding; EXPRESSED IN: 23 plant structures; EXPRESSED DURING: 13 growth stages; CONTAINS InterPro DOMAIN/s: Cyclophilin-like (InterPro:IPR015891), Peptidyl-prolyl cis-trans isomerase, cyclophilin-type (InterPro:IPR002130); BEST Arabidopsis thaliana protein match is: Cyclophilin-like peptidyl-prolyl cis-trans isomerase family protein (TAIR:AT3G63400.3); Has 30201 Blast hits to 17322 proteins in 780 species: Archae - 12; Bacteria - 1396; Metazoa - 17338; Fungi - 3422; Plants - 5037; Viruses - 0; Other Eukaryotes - 2996 (source: NCBI BLink).) — translation MSIADRDKFGSHFHITFRPNQQLDRNNVVFGKLIQGKEILKKIERVGDEEGKPTVSVKIIRCGEYSGDKKKSDGKKNGKHKKSLRVRRKKRRRHSSSESESSSDSETDSSESDSESDSDLSSPSFLSSSSHERQKKRKRSSKKDKHRRSKQRDKRHEKKRSMRDKRPKRKSRRSPDSLEDSNSGSEASLSDVNVEIGAKKRKHRVSRRTGNSAPAVEKEAESLHQGKRKGPDLLENRGLRSNGISDAASEQISDRQPDIVDDHPSKSRSRSLSPKRTVSKSTSVSPRRSQSKSPSSSPRWNGGRSPAKGSRQVKNLTNSRRESPGSEEKGRHVRRSPTKSVSRSPVRVKKERDISRSPSKSLSRSPLRSPKRVISRSPVRGRIARSPSRSPVRSASRGSLGRGPLRRSSRRSPSRSPVRSSRRSLSRSPIQLSRRSLSRSPTRLSRRSLSRSPIRSPRKSVSRSPVRSSRKSVSRSPVRSSRRRISRSPVRSSRKSVSRSPIRLSRRSISRSPIRLSRRSISRSPVRGRRRISRSPVPARRRSVRPRSPPPDRRRSLSRSASPNGRIRRGRGFSQRFSYARRYRTSPSPDRSPYRFSDRSDRDRFRSRRRFSPSRFRSPLRGRTPPRYRRRSRSVSPGLCYRNRRYSRSPIRSRSPPYRKRRSPSASHSLSPSRSRSRSKSYSKSPIGTGKARSVSRSPSKARSPSKSDSTSSDNSPGGKKGLVAYD, via the exons AAGGTAAACCTACTGTCAGCGTGAAGATAATCCGTTGTGGAGAATATTCTGGAG ataagaagaaaagtgacggtaaaaaaaatggaaagcACAAGAAGTCTTTAAgagtgagaagaaaaaagaggcGAAGACACTCTTCATCTGAGTCTGAGAGCTCTTCAGATTCTGAGACAGATTCCTCAGAATCTGATAGTGAGTCAGATTCAGACTTGTCTTCACCTTCCTTCCTTAGTTCCTCGAGCCATGAAaggcagaagaagagaaaaagaagttcaaaGAAAGACAAGCACAGGCGGTCTAAACAGAGAGATAAGCGCCATGAGAAAAAGCGGAGTATGCGTGATAAGAGACCGAAACGCAAATCAAGAAG GTCCCCTGACAGTCTTGAAGACAGTAATAGTGGAAGTGAAGCAAGTCTTAGTGATGTCAATGTTGAAATTGGAGCAAAAAAGAGGAAACACAGAGTCTCTCGTAGAACAG GTAATTCTGCACCAGCGGTGGAAAAAGAAGCTGAATCACTTCACCAGGGCAAAAGGAAAGGACCAGATTTGCTTGAAAACAGAGGGCTGAGAAGTAATGGAATTTCAGATGCTGCATCAGAACAGATTTCTGATAGGCAACCTGATATTGTCGATGATCATCCTAGTAAATCTAG GAGCCGGAGCTTGAGTCCTAAGAGGACAGTGAGTAAGAGCACGAGTGTTAGTCCTCGGAGGAGTCAGAGTAAGAGCCCGAGTTCAAGTCCTAGATGGAATGGGGGCAGAAGTCCTGCTAAAGGTAGCCGCCAAGTGAAGAACTTGACAAACAGTAGAAGAGAAAGCCCAGGGAGTGAGGAAAAGGGCAGGCATGTCAGAAGGAGCCCTACCAAAAGTGTTAGTAGAAGTCCGGTGCGggtgaaaaaggaaagagatatTAGTAGAAGTCCTTCAAAGAGTTTAAGCAGAAGTCCACTGAGGAGCCCCAAAAGGGTCATCAGCAGAAGTCCAGTGAGAGGTAGGATTGCCAGAAGCCCTAGCCGGAGTCCTGTAAGATCTGCATCTCGTGGAAGCCTTGGGAGGGGCCCACTAAGAAGATCGTCAAGAAGATCACCTAGCAGAAGTCCAGTTCGATCTTCTAGAAGAAGCCTGAGCCGGAGTCCTATTCAATTATCTAGAAGAAGTCTGAGCCGGAGTCCCACTCGATTGTCTAGGAGAAGCCTAAGCCGGAGTCCCATTCGATCACCTAGGAAGAGTGTGAGCAGGAGTCCAGTCCGATCATCTAGGAAGAGTGTGAGCAGAAGTCCGGTTCGTTCATCCAGGAGACGTATCAGCAGGAGTCCAGTCCGATCATCTAGGAAGAGTGTGAGCAGGAGTCCTATTCGATTGTCCAGAAGAAGTATCAGCAGGAGTCCTATTCGATTGTCCAGGAGAAGTATCAGCAGGAGTCCtgttagaggaagaagaagaattagcAGAAGTCCAGTTCCGGCAAGGAGAAGGAGTGTGCGGCCTAGATCTCCTCCTCCTGACCGCAGAAGAAGTTTGTCAAGAAGTGCTTCTCCTAATGGGCGCATAAGGAGAGGGAGAGGATTTAGCCAAAGATTCTCATACGCCCGTCGATACAGAACTAGTCCATCTCCTGATCGATCTCCTTATCGCTTTAGTGATAGGAGTGACCGTGACAG ATTTAGAAGTCGCAGAAGGTTCTCGCCAAGTCGGTTCAGAAGCCCACTAAGAGGAAGAACACCTCCAAG gtatagaagaagaagccgcTCAGTATCGCCTGGTCTCTGTTATCGCAACCGGCGGTACAGCCGCAGCCCTATCCGTAGCCGATCTCCACCTTACAGAAAGAGAAGGTCACCATCCGCTAGCCACAGCCTGAGTCCATCGAGGTCAAGATCAAGATCAAAGTCATATTCAAAATCTCCCATTGGGACGGGGAAAGCAAGATCAGTGTCAAGATCACCATCCAAGGCAAGGTCTCCATCGAAGTCGGATTCGACATCCTCGGATAATAGCCCAGGTGGGAAAAAGGGATTAGTAGCCTATGATTAA
- the CESA1 gene encoding cellulose synthase 1 (cellulose synthase 1 (CESA1); FUNCTIONS IN: cellulose synthase activity, transferase activity, transferring glycosyl groups; INVOLVED IN: primary cell wall biogenesis, cellulose biosynthetic process, plant-type cell wall biogenesis, hyperosmotic salinity response; LOCATED IN: Golgi apparatus, plasma membrane; EXPRESSED IN: 26 plant structures; EXPRESSED DURING: 16 growth stages; CONTAINS InterPro DOMAIN/s: Cellulose synthase (InterPro:IPR005150), Zinc finger, RING-type (InterPro:IPR001841); BEST Arabidopsis thaliana protein match is: cellulose synthase 10 (TAIR:AT2G25540.1); Has 1807 Blast hits to 1807 proteins in 277 species: Archae - 0; Bacteria - 0; Metazoa - 736; Fungi - 347; Plants - 385; Viruses - 0; Other Eukaryotes - 339 (source: NCBI BLink).): protein MEASAGLVAGSYRRNELVRIRHESDGGTKPLKNMNGQICQICGDDVGLAETGDVFVACNECAFPVCRPCYEYERKDGTQCCPQCKTRFRRHRGSPRVEGDEDEDDVDDIENEFNYAQGANKARHQRHGEEFSSSSRHESQPIPLLTHGHTVSGEIRTPDTQSVRTTSGPLGPSDRNAISSPYIDPRQPVPVRIVDPSKDLNSYGLGNVDWKERVEGWKLKQEKNMLQMTGKYHEGKGGEIEGTGSNGEELQMADDTRLPMSRVVPIPSSRLTPYRVVIILRLIILCFFLQYRTTHPVKNAYPLWLTSVICEIWFAFSWLLDQFPKWYPINRETYLDRLAIRYDRDGEPSQLVPVDVFVSTVDPLKEPPLVTANTVLSILSVDYPVDKVACYVSDDGSAMLTFESLSETAEFAKKWVPFCKKFNIEPRAPEFYFAQKIDYLKDKIQPSFVKERRAMKREYEEFKVRINALVAKAQKIPEEGWTMQDGTPWPGNNTRDHPGMIQVFLGHSGGLDTDGNELPRLIYVSREKRPGFQHHKKAGAMNALIRVSAVLTNGAYLLNVDCDHYFNNSKAIKEAMCFMMDPAIGKKCCYVQFPQRFDGIDLHDRYANRNIVFFDINMKGLDGIQGPVYVGTGCCFNRQALYGYDPVLTEEDLEPNIIVKSCCGSRKKGKSSKKYNYEKRRGINRSDSNAPLFNMEDIDEGFEGYDDERSILMSQRSVEKRFGQSPVFIAATFMEQGGIPPTTNPATLLKEAIHVISCGYEDKTEWGKEIGWIYGSVTEDILTGFKMHARGWISIYCNPPRPAFKGSAPINLSDRLNQVLRWALGSIEILLSRHCPIWYGYHGRLRLLERIAYINTIVYPITSIPLIAYCILPAFCLITDRFIIPEISNYASIWFILLFISIAVTGILELRWSGVSIEDWWRNEQFWVIGGTSAHLFAVFQGLLKVLAGIDTNFTVTSKATDEDGDFAELYIFKWTALLIPPTTVLLVNLIGIVAGVSYAVNSGYQSWGPLFGKLFFALWVIAHLYPFLKGLLGRQNRTPTIVIVWSVLLASIFSLLWVRINPFVDANPNANNFNGKGGVF from the exons ATGGAGGCCAGTGCCGGCTTGGTTGCTGGATCCTACCGGAGAAACGAGCTCGTTCGGATCCGACATGAATCTGATGGCGGG ACCAAACCTTTGAAGAATATGAATGGCCAGATATGTCAGATCTGTGGTGATGATGTTGGACTCGCTGAAACTGGAGATGTCTTTGTCGCGTGTAATGAATGTGCCTTCCCTGTGTGTCGGCCTTGCTATGAGTACGAGAGGAAAGATGGAACTCAGTGTTGCCCTCAATGCAAGACTAGATTCAGACGACACAGGG GGAGTCCTCGTgttgaaggagatgaagatgaggatgatgttgatgatatcGAGAATGAGTTCAATTACGCCCAGGGAGCTAACAAGGCGAGACACCAACGCCATGGCgaagagttttcttcttcctctagaCATGAATCTCAACCAATTCCTCTTCTCACCCATGGCCATACG GTTTCTGGAGAGATTCGCACGCCTGATACACAATCTGTGCGAACTACATCAGGTCCTTTGGGTCCTTCTGACAGGAATGCTATTTCATCTCCATATATTGATCCACGGCAACCTG TCCCTGTAAGAATCGTGGACCCGTCAAAAGACTTGAACTCTTATGGGCTTGGTAATGTTGACTGGAAAGAAAGAGTTGAAGGCTGGAAGCTGAAGCAGGAGAAAAATATGTTACAGATGACTGGTAAATACCATGAAGGGAAAGGAGGAGAAATTGAAGGGACTGGTTCCAATGGCGAAGAACTCCAAAT GGCTGATGATACACGTCTTCCTATGAGTCGTGTGGTGCCTATCCCATCTTCTCGCCTAACCCCTTATCGGGTTGTGATTATTCTCCGGCTTATCatcttgtgtttcttcttgcaATATCGTACAACTCACCCTGTGAAAAATGCATATCCTTTGTGGTTGACCTCGGTTATCTGTGAGATCTGGTTTGCATTTTCTTGGCTTCTTGATCAGTTTCCCAAATGGTACCCCATTAACAGGGAGACTTATCTTGACCGTCTCGCTATAAG ATATGATCGAGACGGTGAACCATCACAGCTCGTTCCTGTTGATGTGTTTGTTAGTACAGTGGACCCATTGAAAGAGCCTCCCCTTGTTACAGCAAACACAGTTCTCTCGATTCTTTCTGTGGACTACCCGGTAGATAAAGTAGCCTGTTATGTTTCAGATGATGGTTCAGCTATGCTTACCTTTGAATCCCTTTCTGAAACCGCTGAGTTTGCAAAGAAATGGGTACCATTTTGCAAGAAATTCAACATTGAACCTAGGGCCCCTGAATTCTATTTTGCCCAGAAGATAGATTACTTGAAGGACAAGATCCAACCGTCTTTTGTTAAAGAGCGACGAGCTATGAAG AGAGAGTATGAAGAGTTTAAAGTGAGGATAAATGCTCTTGTTGCCAAAGCACAGAAAATCCCTGAAGAAGGCTGGACAATGCAGGATGGTACTCCCTGGCCTGGTAACAACACTAGAGATCATCCTGGAATGATACAG GTGTTCTTAGGCCATAGTGGGGGTCTGGATACCGATGGAAATGAGCTGCCTAGACTCATCTATGTTTCTCGTGAAAAGCGGCCTGGATTTCAACACCACAAAAAGGCTGGAGCTATGAATGCATTG ATCCGTGTATCTGCTGTTCTTACCAATGGAGCATATCTTTTGAACGTGGATTGTGATCATTACTTTAATAACAGTAAGGCTATTAAAGAAGCTATGTGTTTCATGATGGACCCGGCTATTGGAAAGAAGTGCTGCTATGTCCAGTTCCCTCAACGTTTTGACGGTATTGATTTGCACGATCGATATGCCAACAGGAATATAGTCTTTTTCGAT ATTAACATGAAGGGGTTGGATGGTATCCAGGGTCCAGTATATGTGGGTACTGGTTGTTGTTTTAATAGGCAGGCTCTATATGGGTATGATCCTGTTTTGACGGAAGAAGATTTAGAACCAAATATTATTGTCAAGAGCTGTTGCGGGTCAAGGAAGAAAGGTAAAAGTAGCAAGAAGTATAACTACGAAAAGAGGAGAGGCATCAACAGAAGTGACTCCAATGCTCCACTTTTCAATATGGAGGACATCGATGAGGGTTTTGAAG GTTATGATGATGAGAGGTCTATTCTAATGTCCCAGAGGAGTGTAGAGAAGCGTTTTGGTCAGTCGCCGGTATTTATTGCGGCAACCTTCATGGAACAAGGCGGCATTCCACCAACAACCAATCCCGCTACTCTTCTGAAGGAGGCTATTCATGTTATAAGCTGTGGTTACGAAGACAAGACTGAATGGGGCAAAGAG ATTGGTTGGATCTATGGTTCCGTGACGGAAGATATTCTTACTGGGTTCAAGATGCATGCCCGGGGTTGGATATCGATCTACTGCAATCCTCCACGCCCTGCGTTCAAGGGATCTGCACCAATCAATCTTTCTGATCGTTTGAACCAAGTTCTTCGATGGGCTTTGGGATCTATCGAGATTCTTCTTAGCAGACATTGTCCTATCTGGTATGGTTACCATGGAAGGTTGAGACTTTTGGAGAGGATCGCTTATATCAACACCATCGTCTATCCTATTACATCCATCCCTCTTATTGCGTATTGTATTCTTCCCGCTTTTTGTCTCATCACCGACAGATTCATCATACCCGAG ATAAGCAACTACGCGAGTATTTGGTTCATTCTACTCTTCATCTCAATTGCTGTGACTGGAATCCTGGAGCTGAGATGGAGCGGTGTGAGCATTGAGGATTGGTGGAGGAACGAGCAGTTCTGGGTCATTGGTGGCACATCCGCCCATCTTTTTGCTGTCTTCCAAGGTCTACTTAAGGTTCTTGCTGGTATCGACACCAACTTCACCGTTACATCTAAAGCCACAGACGAAGATGGGGATTTTGCAGAACTCTACATCTTCAAATGGACAGCTCTTCTCATTCCACCAACCACCGTCCTACTTGTGAACCTCATAGGCATTGTGGCTGGTGTCTCTTATGCTGTAAACAGTGGCTACCAGTCGTGGGGTCCGCTTTTCGGGAAGCTCTTCTTCGCCTTATGGGTTATTGCCCATCTCTACCCTTTCTTGAAAGGTCTGTTGGGAAGACAAAACCGAACACCAACCATCGTCATTGTCTGGTCTGTTCTTCTCGCCTCCATCTTCTCGTTGCTTTGGGTCAGGATCAATCCCTTTGTGGACGCCAATCCCAATGCCAACAACTTCAATGGCAAAGGAGGTGTCTTTTAG